The Actinobacillus equuli genome includes a window with the following:
- the pnp gene encoding polyribonucleotide nucleotidyltransferase, which produces MNPIVKQFKYGQHTVTLETGAIARQATAAVMASMDDTTVFVTVVAKKDVKEGQDFFPLTVNYQERTYAAGRIPGGFFKREGRPSEGETLIARLIDRPIRPLFPEGFFNEIQVVATVVSVNPQISPDLVAMIGASAALSLSGVPFNGPIGAARVGFINDQFVLNPTISEQKQSRLDLVVAGTDKAVLMVESEADILSEEQMLSAVVFGHQQQQVVIENIKEFVKEAGKPRWDWVAPEPNTALINQVKALAEARIGDAYRITEKQARYEQIDTIKADVIAQLTAQDETISEGAIVDIITALESSVVRGRILAGEPRIDGRTVDTVRALDICTGVLPRTHGSAIFTRGETQALAVATLGTERDAQIIDELTGEKSDRFLFHYNFPPYSVGETGMIGSPKRREIGHGRLAKRGVLAVMPTAEEFPYVVRVVSEITESNGSSSMASVCGASLALMDAGVPIKAAVAGIAMGLVKEEEKFVVLSDILGDEDHLGDMDFKVAGTREGVTALQMDIKIEGITPEIMRIALNQAKGARMHILGVMEQAIPAPRADISDFAPRIHTMKIDPKKIKDVIGKGGAVIRALTEETGTSIDIDDDGTVKIAATDNNAAKIVMARIEDIVAEVEVNAIYKGKVTRVVDFGAFVSILGGKEGLVHISQITNERVERVADYLSVGQEVTVKVVEIDRQNRIRLTMKDINNDAATPAEETEAQPQEQQAEI; this is translated from the coding sequence ATGAATCCAATTGTTAAGCAATTTAAATACGGTCAACATACCGTAACATTAGAAACAGGTGCTATCGCTCGCCAAGCAACGGCGGCAGTTATGGCAAGTATGGACGATACGACCGTATTCGTTACTGTAGTGGCTAAAAAAGATGTAAAAGAAGGCCAAGATTTCTTCCCATTAACCGTTAACTATCAAGAACGTACTTATGCGGCTGGTCGTATTCCGGGTGGTTTCTTCAAACGTGAAGGCCGTCCGTCTGAAGGCGAAACATTAATCGCTCGTTTAATTGACCGTCCTATTCGCCCACTTTTCCCAGAAGGCTTTTTCAACGAAATCCAAGTTGTTGCAACAGTTGTTTCTGTAAACCCTCAAATTAGCCCGGATTTAGTGGCAATGATCGGTGCATCAGCTGCCCTCTCATTATCAGGCGTACCTTTCAACGGCCCTATCGGTGCAGCACGTGTTGGTTTCATTAATGACCAATTCGTACTTAACCCAACTATTTCAGAACAAAAACAAAGCCGTTTAGATTTAGTGGTTGCCGGTACGGATAAAGCGGTATTAATGGTTGAATCTGAAGCGGACATTCTTTCTGAAGAACAAATGTTATCTGCGGTAGTATTCGGTCATCAGCAACAACAAGTTGTGATTGAAAATATCAAAGAATTCGTAAAAGAAGCGGGTAAACCACGTTGGGATTGGGTTGCTCCGGAGCCAAATACGGCATTAATCAATCAAGTTAAAGCATTAGCGGAAGCTCGTATCGGTGACGCATACCGTATCACTGAAAAACAAGCGCGTTACGAACAAATCGATACAATTAAAGCGGACGTTATCGCACAATTAACCGCACAAGACGAAACGATTTCTGAAGGTGCAATCGTTGATATCATTACCGCTTTAGAAAGTTCTGTAGTTCGTGGTCGTATCCTTGCAGGTGAACCGCGTATTGACGGTCGTACCGTAGATACTGTTCGTGCATTAGATATTTGCACTGGGGTTTTACCTCGTACTCACGGTTCTGCAATCTTCACCCGTGGTGAAACGCAAGCATTAGCGGTTGCAACTTTAGGTACTGAGCGTGACGCACAAATTATTGACGAATTAACCGGTGAGAAATCAGATCGTTTCTTATTCCACTATAACTTCCCTCCGTATTCTGTAGGTGAAACAGGTATGATCGGTTCACCAAAACGTCGTGAAATCGGTCACGGTCGTTTAGCGAAACGTGGTGTGTTAGCAGTAATGCCGACAGCTGAAGAATTCCCATATGTAGTACGTGTGGTTTCTGAAATTACCGAATCAAACGGTTCTTCTTCAATGGCTTCTGTATGTGGTGCATCTTTAGCATTAATGGATGCCGGCGTGCCAATTAAAGCGGCTGTTGCGGGTATCGCAATGGGCTTAGTAAAAGAAGAAGAAAAATTCGTCGTACTTTCAGATATCTTAGGTGATGAAGACCACTTAGGTGATATGGACTTTAAAGTAGCCGGTACTCGTGAAGGTGTAACTGCGCTTCAAATGGACATTAAAATCGAAGGTATTACACCGGAAATTATGCGTATTGCATTAAACCAAGCGAAAGGTGCTCGTATGCACATCCTTGGCGTAATGGAACAAGCAATTCCGGCACCTCGTGCAGACATTTCTGATTTTGCGCCTCGTATCCACACAATGAAAATTGATCCGAAGAAAATAAAAGATGTTATCGGTAAAGGTGGTGCGGTAATTCGCGCATTAACGGAAGAAACCGGCACTTCAATTGATATTGATGACGACGGTACAGTGAAAATTGCAGCAACCGATAATAATGCGGCGAAAATTGTAATGGCTCGTATTGAAGATATCGTTGCAGAAGTTGAAGTAAATGCAATCTACAAAGGTAAAGTTACTCGTGTTGTAGACTTCGGTGCATTTGTTTCTATCTTAGGTGGCAAAGAAGGCTTAGTGCATATTTCACAAATTACGAATGAACGTGTTGAACGTGTTGCCGACTACTTAAGCGTAGGTCAAGAAGTAACTGTAAAAGTGGTTGAAATCGATCGTCAAAACCGTATTCGTTTAACGATGAAAGACATCAACAATGATGCTGCAACACCAGCAGAAGAAACTGAAGCTCAACCTCAAGAACAACAAGCTGAGATCTAA
- the nlpI gene encoding lipoprotein NlpI: MFSLIFKVFHIRFLMFNLFTFLFLTGCVNRNISEMVSSNHLALAELNPQLRFEQEVMVVRLTQVLQEAKLSPAERADLHFERGVLYDSLGLWSLARYDFAQAIGLSQKMAAAYNYMGLYLLLEDDYDSAIDAFNAVLELDPNYNYTYLNRGLAFYYSGRYSEAERDLLRFYEEEKQDPYRALWLYFNELELKPNEAKANLIARAKSLSPDFWGTNVVHYFLGELTLGQLRDRIEKEAQPNTASYAEILTETYFYLAKQQLKLNKTDEATTLFRLSLANQVFNFVEYRFALFELSQLRSNSAAAQITPVVGNN, from the coding sequence ATGTTTTCACTGATATTTAAAGTGTTTCATATTCGCTTCTTAATGTTCAATCTTTTCACATTCTTATTTCTGACCGGTTGCGTCAATCGCAATATTTCAGAAATGGTTTCGTCAAATCATTTAGCATTAGCCGAATTAAACCCACAATTACGCTTTGAACAAGAAGTGATGGTTGTTCGTTTAACACAGGTATTACAAGAAGCAAAATTAAGCCCTGCCGAACGTGCAGATCTTCATTTTGAACGAGGTGTACTCTATGACAGCTTAGGTTTATGGTCCCTTGCTCGTTATGATTTTGCCCAGGCTATCGGCCTCAGCCAAAAAATGGCTGCAGCTTATAACTATATGGGTTTATATCTGTTACTTGAAGATGATTACGACAGCGCTATTGATGCCTTCAATGCCGTATTAGAACTTGATCCAAACTATAATTATACCTACTTAAACCGTGGTTTAGCTTTTTATTATAGTGGCCGTTATTCGGAAGCAGAACGTGATTTATTGCGTTTTTATGAAGAAGAAAAGCAAGATCCATATCGTGCATTATGGTTATATTTCAATGAGTTAGAACTCAAACCTAATGAAGCCAAAGCAAATCTAATTGCTCGTGCCAAATCATTATCTCCAGATTTTTGGGGAACAAATGTGGTACATTATTTCTTAGGGGAGTTAACTCTTGGACAACTTCGTGATAGAATAGAAAAAGAAGCGCAACCAAATACTGCTTCTTATGCGGAAATTCTAACCGAAACGTATTTTTATCTAGCAAAACAACAACTCAAACTAAATAAAACGGACGAAGCAACCACGCTTTTCCGTCTCTCTCTTGCAAATCAAGTGTTTAACTTTGTTGAGTATCGTTTTGCCTTATTTGAGCTTTCTCAGCTACGTAGTAATAGCGCAGCAGCTCAAATTACTCCCGTTGTTGGGAATAATTAG
- a CDS encoding DEAD/DEAH box helicase yields MTTNSLTFADLGLPQSILDAVNEIGFVNPSPIQQETIPHLLAGRDVLGMAQTGSGKTAAFSLPLLAQIDPTQRHPQMLVMAPTRELAIQVADACEQFTKNMKGVRVVTVYGGQRYDIQLRALKQGSQVVVGTPGRILDHIRRGTLDLSALQSIVLDEADEMLRMGFIDDVETVMAELPENHQTALFSATMPEPIRRITRRFMKDPQEVKIQATQRSAPDITQSYWLVNGFRKNDALLRFLEVEEFDAAIIFTRTKTGTIDITELCERNGYRAAALNGDMTQQAREQTLEKLKSGRLDILVATDVAARGIDIERISLVVNFDIPLDAESYVHRIGRTGRAGRSGRALLFVEPRERRLLRNIEHLMKKPIDEVAIPNHEILMEKRREKFKARVSAQLEHHDLEKYRELLEDLFTADQDHEELAAAMMMMLQEKQKLILPPDPEIRAARSERGRRDRDDRRGGRDERRGGREHRENNGVAMDLYRIELGREDGVEVRHIVGAIANEGDISSRYIGHIKLHDTYSTIELPQGMPNHIVQHFAQKARVLNKQMQMSLLGPAGGVNSQPFEERRGGGRRSDRNDRNDRRSDRGGRSDRREGGFNDRKKSGFKEKRFNDKGRGRRD; encoded by the coding sequence ATGACAACTAATTCTTTAACTTTCGCAGACTTAGGTCTTCCACAATCAATCCTTGACGCAGTAAATGAAATCGGCTTTGTAAACCCATCGCCAATTCAACAAGAAACAATCCCACATTTATTAGCTGGTCGTGACGTACTTGGTATGGCACAAACCGGTAGTGGTAAAACAGCGGCATTCTCTTTACCGTTACTTGCACAAATTGATCCGACACAACGCCACCCACAAATGTTAGTGATGGCACCAACTCGTGAATTAGCAATCCAAGTAGCAGATGCGTGCGAACAATTTACTAAAAATATGAAAGGCGTGCGTGTTGTAACCGTTTACGGTGGTCAACGTTATGACATTCAATTACGTGCACTAAAACAAGGTTCGCAAGTTGTTGTTGGTACTCCGGGTCGTATTCTTGACCATATTCGTCGTGGCACATTAGACCTATCTGCACTTCAATCTATCGTATTAGATGAAGCGGATGAAATGCTTCGTATGGGCTTTATTGACGACGTTGAAACCGTGATGGCGGAATTACCGGAAAATCACCAAACTGCGTTATTCTCTGCTACGATGCCAGAGCCGATTCGTCGTATCACTCGTCGCTTTATGAAAGATCCGCAAGAAGTTAAAATTCAAGCGACCCAACGTTCTGCACCGGATATCACACAAAGCTACTGGTTAGTAAACGGCTTCCGTAAAAATGATGCGTTACTACGTTTCTTAGAAGTAGAAGAATTTGATGCAGCAATTATCTTTACTCGTACCAAAACCGGCACAATTGATATTACTGAATTATGTGAACGCAACGGCTACCGTGCGGCGGCATTAAACGGTGATATGACTCAACAAGCGCGTGAGCAAACGTTAGAAAAATTAAAATCAGGTCGTTTAGATATCTTAGTGGCAACCGACGTGGCAGCTCGTGGTATCGATATCGAACGTATCAGCCTTGTAGTGAACTTCGATATTCCGTTAGACGCGGAATCTTATGTTCACCGTATCGGTCGTACCGGTCGTGCAGGTCGTTCTGGTCGTGCATTATTATTCGTAGAACCTCGTGAGCGCCGTTTACTTCGTAATATCGAACATTTAATGAAAAAACCGATCGATGAAGTTGCGATTCCAAATCATGAGATTCTAATGGAAAAACGTCGCGAGAAATTCAAAGCACGTGTTTCAGCACAGTTAGAACACCACGATTTAGAGAAATACCGTGAATTACTTGAAGATTTATTCACTGCTGATCAAGACCATGAAGAATTGGCAGCAGCAATGATGATGATGCTTCAAGAGAAACAAAAATTAATTCTTCCGCCAGATCCGGAAATTCGTGCAGCACGTAGCGAACGTGGTCGCAGAGACCGTGACGATCGTCGTGGTGGACGTGATGAACGTCGCGGCGGCCGTGAACACCGTGAAAATAACGGTGTAGCGATGGATTTATATCGTATCGAATTAGGTCGTGAAGACGGTGTGGAAGTACGTCATATCGTAGGCGCTATCGCTAATGAAGGTGATATTAGCAGCCGTTATATCGGTCACATTAAACTGCACGATACTTACTCTACGATTGAGTTACCACAAGGCATGCCGAATCACATCGTGCAACACTTTGCACAAAAAGCACGCGTGCTAAATAAACAAATGCAAATGTCTTTATTAGGCCCTGCAGGCGGTGTGAATAGTCAACCGTTTGAAGAACGCCGTGGCGGTGGTCGCCGTAGCGATAGAAATGACCGCAATGACCGTCGTTCTGATCGCGGCGGACGTTCAGACCGTCGTGAAGGTGGCTTTAATGACCGTAAAAAAAGCGGTTTTAAAGAAAAACGTTTCAATGACAAAGGTCGTGGTCGTCGCGACTAA
- the tadA gene encoding tRNA adenosine(34) deaminase TadA → MFIKPQTTLCSLAISEQDIYFMRYALELADRAETIGEIPVGAVLVDSEGNIIGEGWNQVIQLSDPSAHAEMLAIRQAGKEQNNYRLLNCTLYVTLEPCTMCAGAILHGRIHRLVFGASDYKTGAVGSRYHLFEDYKMNHFLEIRGGVLAEDCSQKISRFFQRRRKEHKQQKQAV, encoded by the coding sequence ATGTTTATTAAACCTCAAACAACCCTATGCTCGCTAGCCATTTCAGAGCAAGATATTTATTTCATGCGATACGCATTGGAATTAGCAGATCGTGCAGAAACCATAGGTGAAATTCCGGTTGGTGCTGTGCTAGTGGATAGCGAAGGAAATATTATCGGTGAGGGTTGGAACCAAGTTATCCAACTTTCTGATCCTAGTGCACATGCGGAAATGCTCGCTATTCGACAAGCGGGCAAAGAGCAAAATAATTACCGATTACTAAATTGTACGCTTTACGTGACTTTAGAACCTTGTACCATGTGTGCCGGTGCGATTTTACATGGACGAATACATCGTTTAGTGTTCGGTGCGAGCGATTATAAAACCGGTGCTGTAGGTTCCAGGTATCATCTTTTTGAAGATTACAAAATGAATCATTTCCTTGAAATTCGAGGCGGTGTATTAGCTGAAGACTGTAGTCAAAAAATCAGCCGATTCTTCCAACGCCGACGAAAAGAACATAAGCAACAAAAACAAGCGGTCTAA
- the pdxT gene encoding pyridoxal 5'-phosphate synthase glutaminase subunit PdxT — protein MKDYTKYTVGVLALQGAVSEHIAQIETLGAKAIMVKTLAELQQVDALILPGGESTAIGRLLHSSGLFQALQSFDKPILGTCAGLILLANKLEGDKQPHLAKMDIQVQRNAFGRQVDSFQAELMIKGFTEPFPAVFIRAPYISAAGNEVEVLAEWQGNVVFAKQGNLLACAFHPELTSDNRIMALLLQQIKR, from the coding sequence ATGAAAGATTATACAAAATATACTGTAGGCGTATTAGCACTACAGGGAGCGGTTTCGGAACATATTGCTCAAATAGAGACACTGGGCGCAAAAGCCATTATGGTAAAAACGTTAGCCGAATTGCAGCAAGTTGATGCACTTATATTACCCGGTGGCGAAAGCACCGCAATTGGACGATTACTTCATTCAAGCGGTTTATTTCAGGCTCTACAATCATTTGATAAACCTATCTTAGGCACTTGCGCCGGATTGATTCTATTAGCGAATAAACTTGAAGGCGATAAGCAACCTCATTTGGCGAAAATGGATATTCAAGTTCAACGTAATGCTTTTGGGCGACAGGTTGATAGCTTCCAAGCGGAATTAATGATTAAAGGATTTACCGAACCTTTTCCGGCGGTGTTTATTCGTGCGCCTTATATTAGTGCTGCTGGAAATGAGGTAGAGGTATTGGCGGAATGGCAAGGAAATGTTGTATTTGCCAAGCAAGGTAATTTACTGGCTTGTGCATTTCATCCGGAATTAACTTCAGATAACCGTATTATGGCATTGCTGTTACAACAGATTAAAAGATAG
- the pdxS gene encoding pyridoxal 5'-phosphate synthase lyase subunit PdxS, protein MAKILGSDLVKRGMAQMQKGGVIMDVVNAEQARIAEAAGAVAVMALERVPSDIRAAGGVARMANPTIVREVMDAVSIPVMAKARIGHIVEARVLEAMGVDYIDESEVLTPADEEFHLLKSEYTVPFVCGCRDLGEALRRIGEGASMLRTKGEPGTGNVVEAVRHLRKVNAQLRKVINMSHDELMTEAKQLGAPFELLLQIKTLGKLPVVNFAAGGIATPADAALMMELGADGVFVGSGIFKSENPEKFAKAIVEATTHYQDYDLIARLSADLGEPMRGLEISKLAAQDRMQERGW, encoded by the coding sequence ATGGCTAAAATTTTAGGTTCGGATCTGGTTAAACGCGGAATGGCACAAATGCAAAAAGGCGGGGTCATTATGGATGTAGTGAATGCGGAACAAGCTCGTATCGCAGAAGCTGCCGGTGCGGTTGCCGTTATGGCGTTGGAACGTGTACCTTCTGATATTCGTGCAGCGGGTGGGGTAGCGAGAATGGCGAATCCGACGATTGTACGTGAAGTGATGGACGCGGTATCCATTCCGGTAATGGCAAAGGCTCGTATCGGGCATATTGTTGAGGCGAGAGTGCTGGAAGCAATGGGCGTAGATTATATCGACGAAAGTGAGGTATTAACGCCGGCAGATGAAGAGTTTCACTTATTAAAAAGCGAATATACCGTACCTTTTGTGTGCGGTTGCCGAGATTTAGGCGAAGCACTGCGCCGTATTGGAGAAGGCGCTTCGATGTTGCGTACTAAGGGTGAACCGGGAACGGGAAATGTGGTGGAAGCGGTACGTCACTTACGCAAGGTTAATGCGCAATTACGCAAAGTGATTAATATGAGTCATGATGAACTGATGACTGAAGCTAAACAATTAGGTGCACCGTTTGAATTATTGCTACAAATCAAAACGCTAGGCAAATTACCGGTGGTGAATTTTGCGGCAGGCGGAATTGCCACACCGGCAGATGCCGCCTTGATGATGGAACTCGGTGCAGACGGCGTATTTGTCGGATCAGGTATTTTTAAATCCGAAAATCCGGAAAAGTTTGCAAAAGCGATTGTAGAAGCTACCACTCATTATCAAGATTATGACTTAATTGCCCGCCTTTCAGCAGATTTAGGTGAACCGATGAGAGGCTTGGAGATCAGCAAATTAGCGGCACAAGATCGTATGCAAGAGCGTGGTTGGTAA
- the pdxR gene encoding MocR-like pyridoxine biosynthesis transcription factor PdxR produces the protein MKKLSYLLNKQQATPLYLQLYQQIKRSIYSQELQLGDKLPSKRHLCEHLQISQNTVESAYAQLLAEGYIESKPRSGFFVCFQAELAYPSANIVKNFVNSTASTEYEIDFNSNKIDSQSFPLNRWKKCANWTNKDFLNMGDKQGDLNLRQQISQYLLASRGVNCEPEQIVIGAGVESCLQQLILLFQQLNPTMNWAMESYGYPTVEKLLNLYQKPIFKMPFSSENYQLDIPFLEQNQINVAYLTPSHLYPFGHILTIGQRQQLLEWAAAQDGRYIIEDDYDSEFRYTGKPIPSLQSLDRQDKVIYLGSFSKLLMPSLRITFLVLPRNLLSKYQQYCEFFNASVSRLEQQRLAKFIQSGEFEKHINRMRKVYRRKMELLCELLSPHTKQIKYYGEHSGFYLLIELLNETRTLDQLVELAKAQKIKVYPIHHQQRRLFSLGFGHLSEEQLRKGLDKLLHCWDIAC, from the coding sequence GTGAAAAAATTAAGCTATCTACTCAATAAACAACAAGCTACTCCGCTTTATTTACAACTTTATCAGCAAATCAAGCGGTCTATTTATAGCCAAGAATTGCAACTTGGCGATAAATTGCCATCTAAACGTCACCTCTGCGAACACTTACAAATCAGCCAAAACACGGTGGAAAGTGCCTATGCACAATTGTTAGCGGAAGGTTATATTGAATCCAAACCTCGCAGCGGTTTTTTTGTCTGCTTTCAGGCGGAGTTAGCTTATCCGAGTGCTAATATCGTAAAAAATTTTGTCAATTCAACCGCTTCTACAGAGTATGAGATCGATTTCAACTCAAATAAAATCGATAGCCAATCTTTTCCATTAAACCGTTGGAAAAAGTGTGCCAATTGGACAAATAAAGATTTTTTAAATATGGGTGACAAGCAAGGCGATCTCAATTTACGTCAACAGATCTCTCAATATTTATTGGCCTCACGCGGGGTAAATTGCGAACCGGAACAAATCGTGATCGGTGCGGGAGTAGAAAGCTGCTTACAGCAATTAATCTTATTATTTCAGCAGCTCAATCCGACTATGAATTGGGCGATGGAATCTTACGGTTATCCTACTGTAGAAAAATTATTGAATCTCTATCAAAAGCCAATTTTTAAAATGCCGTTTAGTTCGGAAAATTATCAACTGGATATACCTTTTTTGGAACAGAACCAAATTAACGTGGCATATCTGACTCCTTCGCATTTATATCCATTCGGTCATATTTTAACGATTGGCCAACGCCAACAATTACTCGAATGGGCGGCAGCACAAGACGGACGTTATATTATTGAGGATGACTACGATAGTGAGTTCCGTTACACCGGCAAACCGATTCCCTCGTTACAAAGTTTAGACCGACAAGATAAAGTGATCTATTTAGGATCATTTTCTAAACTATTAATGCCCTCACTACGGATTACGTTTTTAGTGTTACCTCGCAATTTATTGAGCAAATATCAGCAATATTGTGAATTTTTTAATGCCTCGGTCTCTCGCTTAGAACAGCAACGTTTAGCCAAATTTATTCAGTCCGGTGAATTTGAAAAGCACATTAACCGAATGCGTAAAGTGTACCGCCGTAAAATGGAGTTATTGTGTGAGCTACTCTCGCCCCATACTAAACAAATTAAATATTATGGTGAACATTCCGGCTTCTATTTGCTGATCGAATTATTAAACGAAACCAGAACATTAGATCAATTAGTTGAACTGGCAAAAGCACAGAAAATTAAGGTCTATCCGATTCATCATCAGCAACGCAGATTATTTAGTTTAGGCTTCGGGCATTTGTCAGAAGAACAGCTTCGGAAGGGATTAGATAAGTTGTTGCATTGTTGGGATATTGCTTGCTAA
- the frr gene encoding ribosome recycling factor, with product MINEIKKDAQDRMEKSLEALKSHISKIRTGRAQPSLLDGIQVEYYGSATPLRQVANVVAEDARTLAVNVFDRSLISAVEKAILTSDLGLNPSSAGATIRVPLPPLTEERRRDLIKIVKGEGEQGKIAIRNVRRDANDQIKALLKDKEISEDEERKAQDEIQKITDGYVKKVDEVLAAKEKELLDF from the coding sequence ATGATCAACGAAATTAAAAAAGATGCGCAAGATCGTATGGAAAAGAGCTTAGAAGCGTTAAAAAGCCATATTTCTAAAATTCGTACCGGTCGTGCACAACCAAGCCTTTTAGACGGTATCCAAGTAGAATATTACGGTTCTGCAACACCACTTCGTCAAGTAGCAAACGTGGTTGCGGAAGATGCGCGTACATTAGCGGTAAACGTATTTGACCGTTCTTTAATTAGCGCAGTAGAAAAAGCGATTTTAACGTCTGATTTAGGTTTAAACCCTTCATCAGCCGGTGCAACAATCCGTGTTCCACTTCCACCATTAACAGAAGAACGTCGTCGTGATTTAATCAAAATCGTAAAAGGCGAAGGCGAGCAAGGTAAAATTGCAATCCGTAACGTACGTCGTGATGCAAATGACCAAATCAAAGCGTTATTAAAAGACAAAGAAATCAGTGAAGACGAAGAGCGTAAAGCACAAGATGAAATCCAAAAAATCACTGACGGCTATGTGAAAAAAGTTGATGAAGTATTAGCGGCAAAAGAAAAAGAATTATTAGATTTCTAA
- the pyrH gene encoding UMP kinase: protein MSKPIYNRILLKLSGEALQGDEGFGIDPSILDRMALEIKELVEMGVEVGVVLGGGNLFRGAKLAKAGMNRVVGDHMGMLATVMNGLAMRDALHRADVNAKLMSAFQLNGICDTYNWSEAIKMLREKRVVIFSAGTGSPFFTTDSAACLRGIEIEADVVLKATKVDGVYDKDPAKFADAKLYNQLSYAEVIDQELQVMDLAAFTLARDHSMPIRVFNMVKPGALKQVVTGTTEGTIIS, encoded by the coding sequence ATGAGTAAACCAATCTACAACCGTATTTTATTAAAGTTAAGTGGTGAAGCGCTACAAGGTGATGAAGGTTTCGGCATCGATCCGTCAATTTTGGATCGTATGGCGTTAGAAATAAAAGAATTAGTAGAAATGGGCGTAGAAGTTGGCGTTGTGCTTGGTGGCGGTAACTTATTCCGTGGCGCAAAATTAGCGAAAGCGGGTATGAACCGTGTTGTGGGCGACCATATGGGCATGCTTGCAACCGTAATGAACGGTTTAGCAATGCGTGATGCGTTACACCGTGCGGATGTAAACGCAAAATTAATGTCTGCATTCCAATTAAACGGTATTTGCGATACTTATAACTGGTCTGAAGCGATCAAAATGTTACGTGAAAAACGTGTGGTGATTTTCTCTGCCGGTACAGGTAGCCCATTCTTTACCACAGACTCAGCGGCGTGTTTACGTGGTATCGAAATTGAAGCGGATGTGGTATTAAAAGCAACTAAAGTTGACGGTGTATATGATAAAGATCCGGCTAAATTTGCCGATGCGAAACTTTACAACCAATTAAGCTATGCGGAAGTTATCGACCAAGAGTTACAAGTAATGGACTTAGCGGCATTTACGTTAGCGCGTGACCACAGTATGCCGATTCGTGTATTCAATATGGTTAAACCGGGCGCATTAAAACAAGTGGTAACCGGTACAACTGAAGGTACGATCATTTCTTAA